In Metarhizium brunneum chromosome 3, complete sequence, a genomic segment contains:
- the dotC_2 gene encoding Efflux pump dotC, with amino-acid sequence MASHSSTPTTTDTWTGSGKTGDVERDGDIHGSKTHRFIEKHSQAPHTPSEPPSPTSDTGPSGNEALAEPEAGRTNVETFLVVLALCLALFLAALDMTIITTAIPTISSTFNSSLGYIWIGSAYLLGNATFVPTWGKISDIFGRKPVLIGAVVIFWIGSLLCAVSNSMGMLIAARAIQGIGGGGTIVLPNICISDLFSMRKRGMYFGILGGVWAIASAVGPVLGGVFTSKVSWRWCFYINLPLSGVGILILIFVLKLHNPRTPVKQGLLAIDWAGSLLIIGGTLMFLFGLEFGGVQHPWDSPTVICLIVFGVITIGLFVVYESMFAKYPIMPISLFRHRTSVASFSLSFMHAFTFMGGSYWLPLYFQAVMGATSLLSGIYLLPFVLSLSITSASFGIIIKRTGNYKIPIMFGLAVMTLGFGLLVSLGDDRNWAKIVIFQIIAGIGVGPNFQSPLIALQTNVEPRDIGSATASFGFLRQLGTSISVVAGGVIFNNQMKAQAGTLQRELGPQLASMFSGSRAAASVHLVRTLQGHDAAVVKNAYWNSLQKMYILFTCTAFVGFLMSFAVKQKSLSKDHTEHKTGLQSLKQRNDGSAAEPAGKEAS; translated from the coding sequence ATGGCGTCTCATTCATCGACGCCCACCACGACAGATACGTGGACCGGTTCTGGGAAGACCGGCGACGTCGAGCGAGACGGCGACATCCATGGCTCCAAAACTCATCGCTTCATTGAGAAGCACTCACAGGCGCCTCACACGCCATCCGAACCCCCAAGTCCAACTTCAGACACCGGCCCATCAGGAAATGAAGCACTGGCAGAACCAGAAGCCGGGCGCACCAATGTCGAGACCTTCCTCGTTGTCCTGGCTCTGTGTCTGGCGctcttcctcgccgccctcgacatgaccatcatcaccaccgccatcccGACGATATCGAGCACCTTCAACTCCAGCCTGGGCTACATCTGGATCGGCTCCGCCTACCTCCTCGGCAATGCCACCTTTGTGCCGACATGGGGCAAGATTTCAGACATTTTCGGCCGGAAACCCGTCCTCAttggtgccgtcgtcatcttctggATCGGCTCGCTCCTGTGCGCCGTGAGCAATAGCATGGGCATGCTGATTGCCGCGCGAGCTATTCAGGGCATCGGTGGCGGCGGGACCATTGTGCTGCCCAACATTTGCATCTCAGACTTATTCTCTATGCGCAAGCGTGGCATGTACTTTGGCATTCTCGGCGGTGTATGGGCCATTGCATCTGCCGTTGGCCCTGTACTCGGAGGTGTCTTCACGAGCAAAGTGTCGTGGAGGTGGTGCTTCTACATCAACCTGCCCCTGTCGGgcgtcggcatcctcatTTTGATCTTTGTGCTGAAGCTGCATAACCCGAGGACGCCCGTGAAGCAGGGCTTGCTGGCGATTGACTGGGCCGGAAGCTTGCTGATCATCGGCGGCACTCTCATGTTCCTCTTTGGCCTGGAGTTTGGCGGTGTCCAGCACCCCTGGGACTCGCCCACCGTCATCTGTCTGATTGTTTTTGGCGTCATCACCATTGGCCTTTTCGTCGTCTACGAATCCATGTTTGCCAAATACCCCATCATGCCGATCTCGCTGTTCCGCCATCGAACCAGCGTCGCCTCCTTCTCGCTCTCCTTCATGCACGCCTTCACCTTCATGGGCGGGAGTTACTGGCTGCCTCTGTACTTCCAGGCCGTCATGGGCGCGACGTCCCTTCTCTCGGGCATCTACTTGCTCCCCTTTGTGCTGTCGCTCTCCATCACCTCTGCGAGCTTTGGCATCATCATTAAGCGCACAGGTAACTACAAGATCCCAATCATGTTTGGCCTCGCCGTCATGACGCTCGGTTTCGGCCTCCTCGTCAGCCTGGGCGACGACCGAAACTGGGCCAAGATCGTCATCTTCCAAATCATTGCCGGCATCGGTGTCGGCCCCAATTTCCAGTCCCCCCTCATCGCCCTGCAGACCAACGTTGAGCCGCGCGACATTGGGTCAGCAACAGCTAGTTTCGGCTTCCTCCGCCAGCTGGGCACCTCCATCTCggtcgtcgccggcggcgtcatTTTCAATAACCAGATGAAAGCTCAGGCTGGAACCTTGCAGCGTGAGCTTGGCCCGCAGCTGGCCAGCATGTTTAGTGGTTCTCGTGCCGCCGCCAGTGTGCACCTTGTCAGAACTTTACagggccatgatgctgcggTGGTGAAGAACGCCTACTGGAATTCGCTGCAGAAGATGTATATTCTGTTTACGTGCACTGCCTTTGTGGGCTTTTTGATGAGTTTTGCTGTGAAGCAGAAGAGTTTGAGCAAGGACCACACCGAGCACAAAACTGGGTTGCAGTCTTTGAAGCAGAGGAACGACGGCAGTGCTGCTGAGCCCGCAGGTAAAGAAGCCTCTTGA
- the bimC gene encoding Kinesin-like protein bimC has product MGASLRTAAGSRNGIPRQPAGRSSTLRQPSSLSAVRGIPDRAGAASPADSVSTTATGVKRKERDFESDAGGGGGGSEETNINVVVRCRGRSEREVKENSTVVVQADGVKGSAVGLLLGPNSLSNKSYAFDRVYSAAADQVMVFDDTVRPILDEMLAGYNCTIFAYGQTGTGKTYTMSGDMTETLGILSDQAGIIPRVLHELFNQLKVDDREHCVKCSFIELYNEELRDLLSIEESAKLKIYDDASRKGHASTIVQGMEEKHIKNASEGIKVLQDGSLKRQVAATKCNDLSSRSHTVFTITAYVKKTNNQGVDDFVSAGKLNLVDLAGSENIQRSGAENKRAAEAGLINKSLLTLGRVINALVDRNSHIPYRESKLTRLLQDSLGGRTKTCIIATISPAKANLEETISTLDYAFRAKNIKNKPQVNPMLNKRMLLNEFANEIEKLKSELISTRQRNGVYLSNDAYEDLTAQNESRRIVLEEQSAKIETLETNLRNKVHELFSIATSLMGLRKDHDGIKAQLDNTKGVLDQTEIVLSATRRSLAEETQLRKAHEKTEEKLTEIGGQLISNLHKTVNDVTGLRAKNKRKSDLQSLNRAAWSTSQSQVADVTSMVERRVLEFQEEQEEHISSVSKRMTAFVDEELRKLSTTQTLLDEHLYLFTDSKKLLLEKQQKSKGDMDEVLDEIKVVRDTVKEKVGERLQVMSQAAEKLSGDVLQEMTNFHTQLHNSYSSLGKDFKSIFEDLVKHITAQRSEADSLRRQLQSAMNTIALQNTSLSRRVQEALDEERRQTAEDRQKLMIQITSLVNSQADAQEARLADRATFIQTSVAESNASMEDAMAQYTQGMESWDGKENELMEEVKKSREQLKIKLKDDWTLASDQSTAIQNTAKSIHAETARVAEDQTDDFDTQMEALDDFVNRAKTESASHHESHGQSLQALSNTVEQSFGNISAHFKTTFERVKNLGEGMELDTNDLRDGLEPLESQVCQPLVNLREGITSTTLQEYQPTGDTPQKATYLFPTKLPRTEPHDIIISKVDEEQSSLTGDEVNDKDDTSIMFSDIGHKSSPITATRQSNVGLSDKNMSLREVNPNVTANLTTGALAFDPRASTMSMPPEHTMPSFKKPLKGVRSVRNQPVLAEGRENLLVGFEQSLSRRKSPRLN; this is encoded by the exons ATGGGCGCCAGTCTTCGCACTGCCGCTGGGAGCCGGAATGGTATCCCAAGACAGCCCGCTGGGAGGTCATCGACATTGAGGCAGCCGTCGTCCTTGAGCGCGGTCAGAGGGATCCCAGACCGCGCTGGCGCAGCGTCCCCAGCAGATTCTGTATCGACCACTGCAACAGGCGTGAAGCGCAAGGAGCGCGATTTCGAGTctgatgccggcggcggcggcggcggtagcGAAGAGACAAATATTAATGTTGTTGTGAGGTGTAGAGGACGGAGTGAACGCGAAGTCAAAGAGAACAGCACCGTGGTCGTGCAGGCGGACGGCGTCAAAGGAAGCGCTGTCGGGCTATTGCTGGGCCCGAATTCTCTGAGCAACAAGTCATATGCTTTCGATCGTGTTTATTCGGCCGCGGCAGACCAGGTCATGGTATTTGACGATACGGTCAGACCGATATTGGACGAG ATGCTTGCTGGATACAACTGCACAATCTTTGCGTACGGCCAGACCGGCACGGGGAAAACATACACCATGTCGGGGGATATGACCGAGACGCTAGGCATACTCTCGGATCAAGCGGGCATCATTCCTCGTGTGTTGCATGAGTTATTCAATCAGCTCAAGGTTGATGATAGGGAGCATTGTGTGAAATGTTCCTTCATCGAGCTCTATAACGAAGAACTCCGCGATCTCCTATCTATTGAAGAAAGCGCAAAGTTAAAAATTTACGACGACGCGTCAAGAAAAGGGCATGCCTCTACGATCGTTCAAGGCATGGAGGAGAAGCATATTAAGAATGCTTCCGAAGGTATTAAGGTgcttcaagatggcagcTTGAAACGTCAGGTAGCAGCCACCAAGTGCAACGATCTCAGCTCTCGAAGTCATACTGTCTTTACTATCACCGCCTACGTTAAGAAGACAAATAACCAAGGTGTAGATGACTTCGTTAGTGCAGGGAAGCTTAACCTAGTCGACCTGGCTGGAAGCGAAAATATTCAACGATCTGGAGCGGAGAATAAGCgagctgctgaggctggtCTTATCAATAAATCGCTGCTAACTCTCGGCCGTGTTATTAACGCGCTGGTGGACCGAAATTCGCACATTCCCTACAGAGAATCTAAATTGACGCGCTTGCTGCAAGACTCACTCGGCGGGCGAACCAAAACTTGCATTATTGCCACCATCTCTCCAGCCAAGGCGAATCTTGAGGAGACGATTTCCACTCTGGACTATGCGTTTCGCGCCAAGAATATCAAGAATAAGCCTCAAGTGAACCCGATGCTTAACAAAAGGATGCTCTTAAACGAATTTGCTAATGAAATCGAGAAATTAAAGAGTGAGCTAATCTCAACGAGACAGCGCAATGGGGTGTATTTATCGAACGATGCGTACGAAGATTTGACTGCTCAAAATGAGTCTCGCCGCATTGTGCTGGAGGAGCAGAGTGCAAAGATTGAGACCCTGGAGACCAACTTGAGGAACAAAGTCCACGAGCTCTTTTCTATAGCCACGTCACTTATGGGATTAAGAAAGGATCACGATGGAATCAAAGCCCAGCTGGACAACACAAAGGGGGTTCTTGATCAGACGGAGATAGTGCTGTCCGCGACGCGCAGATCACTTGCAGAGGAGACACAGCTAAGAAAAGCACACGAGAAGACGGAGGAGAAGCTTACGGAAATCGGGGGGCAACTCATTAGCAACCTTCATAAAACGGTGAATGATGTTACTGGTCTCAGGGCAAAAAACAAACGAAAGTCAGACCTACAATCACTGAATCGAGCAGCTTGGAGCACATCACAATCGCAAGTCGCGGATGTCACGTCCATGGTTGAACGGCGAGTACTCGAATTTcaagaggaacaagaagagcATATCTCTAGTGTATCAAAACGAATGACCGCATTCGTGGATGAAGAACTGCGAAAGCTTTCAACCACGCAGACATTGTTGGATGAGCATCTATACCTGTTTACTGATTCaaagaagctgctgctggaaaAGCAGCAAAAGTCAAAGGGGGATATGGACGAAGTTTTGGATGAGATCAAAGTGGTTCGAGATACAGTTAAAGAGAAGGTTGGGGAGAGGCTTCAGGTCATGTCACAGGCCGCTGAAAAACTATCAGGAGATGTTTTGCAAGAGATGACAAACTTTCACACTCAA CTCCATAACTCGTACAGTTCGCTTGGAAAGGACTTCAAATCCATATTTGAAGATCTCGTCAAACATATTACAGCACAGCGTAGTGAGGCCGACAGCTTACGGCGGCAGCTGCAAAGTGCCATGAATACAATTGCTTTACAAAATACCAGCCTTTCTAGGCGAGTCCAGGAAGCGCTAGACGAAGAGCGACGACAAACTGCCGAGGACCGCCAGAAGTTGATGATCCAGATTACCAGCTTGGTCAATTCCCAAGCTGATGCACAAGAGGCTCGCCTTGCCGATAGGGCAACTTTTATTCAGACAAGTGTTGCCGAATCTAATGCTTCTATGGAAGATGCGATGGCGCAATATACCCAAGGAATGGAGAGCTGGGATGGCAAGGAAAATGAGTTGATGGAAGAGGTCAAGAAGTCTCGCGAACAGTTAAAGATCAAGTTGAAGGACGACTGGACTTTAGCGAGCGACCAAAGCACGGCTATCCAAAACACGGCCAAGTCTATTCATGCCGAAACAGCGAGAGTTGCGGAAGACCAAACAGACGACTTTGATACACAAATGGAGGCACTGGACGACTTTGTCAACCGAGCTAAGACGGAAAGCGCTAGCCATCACGAATCTCATGGCCAGTCTTTACAGGCGCTGTCTAATACGGTGGAACAGTCGTTTGGTAACATCTCGGCGCACTTCAAGACAACGTTTGAAAGAGTCAAGAATCTTGGTGAAGGCATGGAGCTGGACACAAATGATTTGCGTGACGGCCTTGAACCGCTCGAGTCGCAAGTTTGCCAGCCGCTTGTCAACCTGCGTGAGGGCATCACATCTACCACCCTGCAAGAATACCAGCCCACGGGTGACACGCCTCAGAAAGCGACGTACCTTTTCCCTACGAAACTTCCTCGCACGGAACCTCACGATATCATCATTTCTAAGGTTGACGAGGAGCAGTCTTCACTCACGGGCGATGAGGTCAACGACAAGGACGACACTTCCATCATGTTTTCAGACATTGGGCACAAAAGCTCCCCCATCACGGCAACAAGGCAGTCCAACGTCGGCTTGTCGGACAAGAACATGAGTTTGCGCGAGGTCAATCCTAATGTGACGGCCAATCTAACCACCGGTGCACTCGCGTTTGATCCGAGAGCAAGCACAATGAGCATGCCTCCTGAACACACGATGCCTAGCTTTAAGAAACCACTTAAGGGAGTAAGAAGTGTTAGAAACCAGCCCGTACTGGCGGAAGGCAGGGAGAATCTCTTGGTGGGATTTGAGCAGAGTCTTTCTAGGAGGAAGAGTCCGAGGCTGAATTAG